A genomic segment from Anopheles maculipalpis chromosome X, idAnoMacuDA_375_x, whole genome shotgun sequence encodes:
- the LOC126562784 gene encoding 3'-5' exonuclease — protein MSKRVLPLWARREPTNRGPKNPTANKAPEEGATEGAGKRFRRDSVFPSDEAPVMQSIPIKDAPVGGAPKQRFRRDSVFPSDEAPVMQSIPVKDAPVGGAPKQRLRQDSVFPSTDTTYSNVPYLPYVQYTGEIEYYTNLPEIAWRSNELMLQITKQLQETENDIPLAFDMEWPLTYKSGSDRTALIQLCLQTDCCILFQVSTLRRLPAALTHLLYHPRVVLHGVNIKNDFRKLQRDYPEFKAEMVLQRCVDLGQWYNRLYNVTGLLSLAKLTELCLGLRLNKSTKVRISRWDISPLSEEQKLYAAIDVYVGQKLYHSFAEKQRQREKLLKCHAAAWSNIECQKAEDITKAPLSTSNHDPKPNPS, from the exons ATGTCGAAAAGAGTATTGCCGCTTTGGGCACGCCGTGAGCCAACAAACAGGGGCCCGAAAAACCCAACCGCGAACAAAGCACCGGAAGAAGGCGCAACGGAGGGAGCTGGGAAACGCTTCCGTAGAGATTCAGTATTCCCGTCGGATGAAGCTCCCGTGATGCAAAGCATCCCTATCAAAGACGCACCGGTGGGAGGTGCACCGAAACAGCGCTTCCGTAGAGATTCAGTATTCCCGTCGGATGAAGCTCCCGTGatgcaaagcatccctgtCAAAGACGCACCGGTGGGAGGTGCACCGAAACAGCGCTTGCGACAAGATTCGGTGTTTCCTTCGACTGATACCACCTACTCCAACGTGCCATATCTTCCTTACGTACAGTATACGGGAGAGATTGAGTATTATACGAATCTGCCAGAAATAGCGTGGCGGAGCAATGAATTGATGCTACAAATTACGAAACAACTACAGGAGACCGAAAATGACATTCCGTTAGCGTTTGACATGGAATGGCCATTAACTTACAAATCCGGTTCGGACCGAACGGCTCTTATACAGCTGTGTTTACAAACAGACTGTTGCATATTATTTCAAGTTTCTACGCTTCGACGGTTGCCGGCCGCACTGACACATCTGCTGTATCACCCACGGGTGGTGCTGCACGGCGTgaacattaaaaatgatttccgCAAGCTTCAACGGGATTATCCAGAGTTTAAAGCCGAAATGGTATTACAACGGTGCGTTGACCTTGGACAGTGGTACAACAGACTCTACAATGTTACCGGGCTATTGAGTTTGGCCAAGCTTACAGAGCTGTGTCTTGGACTTCGCTTGAATAAGAGCACGAAGGTGCGGATCAGTCGATGGGACATTTCCCCATTGTCAGAAGAACAGAAGTTGTACGCAGCCATCGATGTTTAT GTTGGGCAGAAGCTGTATCATAGTTTTGCAGAAAAACAACGTCAGCGAGAGAAATTACTGAAATGTCACGCCGCAGCATGGTCGAATATTGAATGTCAAAAGGCAGAAGACATCACCAAGGCACCATTGTCTACCAGTAATCACGATCCCAAACCGAATCCGTCGTAA
- the LOC126568348 gene encoding vacuolar protein sorting-associated protein 16 homolog isoform X2 produces the protein MEWPASINLDNMVVHAAPYGGPIAVVKDPKLFIKLDGSTSTRPIIRVFNCVGKLMSSINWDCGNLVTLGWSDSEELIGVQDDGTIFIHDMFGNFVHKFSVGKDVTDVADARIFTSASGTGVAVMTSGLKIYILNNIKDPKSRPLSELLNITSNLTCWEMVCKDRTTSCLLATGTDITIVRHGDNVFTNHTLTMRTDFQSISLLSVSFDHEHVALLTNTGCLWMGSWDLKHKYCEFLTGRLEKANQLVWCVDGGSSRYESHAVIVSYMNLILIVGATGESNVYTYDSPMTLIPEMDCVRVLTNYYHELVQKVPPSTSKIFGINISEPASFLFEAHRKFQDRSHQSDEYLCLIQNKLSAAVADCIEAAGHEFDPNTQKSLIRAAYFGKSFIPGHNCDGYITMCKTLKVLNVLRDRNVGIPITIQQFNHLQPVVILDRLVFRKHYGLSIHIAKYLKLQETRILEHWAFQKIIHDKNDEEIARKIAAKFSSADLREPMSYANVADKAQQIGKTKLAITLLELETKKKLQVPLLLKLGASEKALIAATQSGDIDLIYMAILEMKNTTALAKFHMTIRRYPLAQNLYKKYCQLNSLSTLKDIHSQEDDFLSQAELALREALQLGNLDASISDISGNYRKAGKAVEADLTDETKKLIRHQKLLQDKYQKDFFGLPLHAMVRKLLQLGDQRYAEKLKSEFKMSDRRYWWLRIQTFAENYQWDELEKFAKAKKSVIGYEPFVEVCLAKANVAEAKKYLPRCSEENKLKWYLRAGCYADAATIAFMQKDIDSLLKIHDHCNDPSLMSTVENMIGQLSSKK, from the exons ATGGAATGGCCGGCGAGCATTAATTTGGATAATATGGTGGTCCATGCAGCACCGTACGGTGGACCGATCGCTGTCGTGAAGGATCCAAAGCTGTTCATCAAACTGGACGGCAGTACTAGCACCAGACCCATCATTAGAGTTTTCAACTGTGTGGGCAAATTGATGTCATCCATCAAT tGGGATTGCGGAAATCTCGTCACCCTTGGTTGGTCCGACTCGGAAGAGTTGATTGGTGTGCAAGACGACGGTACGATCTTCATACACGACATGTTTGGCAACTTTGTGCATAAGTTCAGCGTCGGCAAGGACGTAACGGATGTGGCGGATGCAAGAATATTTACATCCGCGTCCGGCACTGGTGTGGCAGTCATGACGTCGGGGCTGAAAATCTACATCCTGAACAATATTAAGGACCCGAAATCCAGACCTCTGTCTGAGCTGCTAA ATATAACAAGCAATCTCACGTGCTGGGAAATGGTTTGTAAAGACCGAACAACGAGCTGCTTACTAGCGACCGGAACCGACATTACGATCGTCCGCCATGGGGATAATGTGTTCACCAACCATACGCTCACGATGAGGACCGATTTTCAGTCGATCAGCTTACTGTCCGTTTCGTTTGATCACGAACACGTGGCGCTGCTCACCAACACTGGCTGCCTATGGATGGGTTCGTGGGATCTGAAGCACAAGTATTGTGAGTTTCTTACCGGTCGGCttgaaaaagcaaaccagttggtgtggtgtgttgaTGGCGGCAGTTCAAGGTACGAATCGCACGCGGTCATCGTGAGCTACATGAACCTAATACTGATTGTTGGTGCTACGGGTGAATCAAATGTTTACACGTACGACTCACCGATGACGCTCATCCCGGAGATGGACTGTGTCCGGGTGCTGACCAACTATTACCACGAGCTCGTCCAGAAGGTACCGCCCAGCACGAGCAAAATATTCGGCATTAACATCTCCGAGCCGGCGAGCTTTCTGTTTGAGGCGCACCGGAAATTTCAGGACCGTAGCCACCAGTCGGACGAATATCTGTGTCTGATCCAGAACAAGCTATCGGCAGCGGTGGCTGACTGTATCGAAGCGGCCGGCCACGAGTTCGATCCAAACACGCAGAAAAGTCTCATCCGGGCGGCGTACTTTGGCAAAAGCTTTATACCCGGGCACAATTGTGACGGTTACATTACGATGTGTAAAACGCTCAAGGTGTTGAACGTGTTGCGTGACCGAAACGTTGGCATTCCGATCACGATACAGCA GTTCAACCATCTGCAGCCGGTCGTTATTTTGGATCGTTTAGTGTTTCGCAAGCACTACGGTTTATCCATCCACATTGCCAAGTATCTAAAGCTACAGGAAACCAGAATTCTGGAGCATTGGgcattccaaaaaatcatacacGATAAAA ACGATGAGGAGATTGCGCGTAAAATAGCGGCCAAGTTTTCCAGCGCTGATCTCCGCGAACCGATGTCATACGCGAACGTGGCTGACAAAGCGCAACAGATTGGAAAAACTAAGCTCGCTATAACG cTGCTCGAGCTGGAGACGAAAAAGAAACTGCAGGTCCCATTGCTGCTGAAGCTCGGTGCTAGCGAGAAAGCGCTGATCGCTGCCACCCAGTCGGGCGATATCGACCTCATCTATATGGCAATACTGGAGATGAAAAATACGACCGCACTGGCCAAATTTCACATGACGATCCGGCGCTACCCGTTGGCTCAGAATCTCTACAAGAAGTACTGTCAGCTGAATAGTCTTTCCACGCTGAAGGACATCCATTCGCAGGAGGATGATTTTCTGTCGCAGGCGGAACTAGCGTTGCGGGAAGCACTCCAGTTGGGCAATCTGGACGCATCGATATCGGACATTAGTGGCAACTATCGGAAGGCCGGCAAAGCGGTCGAGGCCGATCTGACGGACGAGACGAAAAAGCTGATACGGCATCAGAAGCTGTTACAGGACAAGTATCAGAAGGATTTCTTCGGCCTGCCATTGCACGCGATGGTACGCAAGTTGCTGCAGCTCGGCGACCAGCGGTACGCCGAGAAGCTGAAGAGTGAGTTCAAAATGTCGGACCGACGGTACTGGTGGCTGCGGATACAAACGTTCGCCGAAAATTATCAGTGGGATGAGCTGGAAAAGTTTGCCAAGGCGAAGAAAAGCGTCATCGGTTACGAACCGTTCGTGGAGGTGTGTCTGGCGAAAGCGAACGTGGCGGAAGCGAAAAAGTATTTGCCACGGTGCAGTGAGGAAAACAAACTCAAGTGGTATTTGCGGGCAGG ttgctATGCCGATGCAGCTACGATCGCGTTTATGCAGAAAGACATCGATAGTTTGCTAAAAATACACGACCACTGCAATGATCCATCACTGATGTCCACAGTGGAAAACATGATTGGACAACTGTCCAGTAAGAaatga
- the LOC126560098 gene encoding putative lipoyltransferase 2, mitochondrial → MSRVVHVLRAGKLPYQRALKMQQTIATQLLQQAKHQTPSPYSNVLILTEHDPVYTIGIRTQGYDAKEESRLRALGADFVRTNRGGLITFHGPGQLVAYPILDLKHFQPSVRWYVCHLERTIIELCGRYGLRAQSTADTGVWIENRKICAMGIHASRYITTHGLALNCNIDLSWFRHIVPCGLVGKSVTSLAGELNQPELGVVGVTEAFLDCFRQSFECDLVPLDVERRMELMGVI, encoded by the coding sequence ATGTCTCGTGTGGTGCACGTCCTGCGGGCCGGAAAGCTGCCATACCAACGAGCACTGAAGATGCAGCAAACGATTGCGACCCAGTTACTACAGCAGGCTAAACACCAAACACCATCACCCTATAGCAACGTGCTTATCCTAACCGAACACGATCCCGTCTACACCATAGGCATTCGGACCCAGGGCTATGACGCCAAGGAGGAAAGTCGTTTGCGTGCACTCGGAGCCGATTTTGTCCGTACAAACCGGGGCGGATTGATAACTTTTCATGGACCAGGCCAGCTGGTGGCGTATCCCATACTCGATCTGAAACACTTTCAACCGAGCGTCCGCTGGTACGTTTGTCACCTCGAGCGGACCATCATCGAGCTGTGCGGGCGTTACGGTTTGCGGGCACAATCGACCGCCGATACGGGTGTCTGGATCGAAAACCGAAAGATCTGTGCGATGGGTATCCATGCGAGCCGGTACATTACGACGCACGGGTTAGCGCTTAATTGTAACATCGATCTGAGCTGGTTCCGGCACATCGTACCGTGCGGGTTGGTTGGGAAATCAGTTACATCACTGGCGGGGGAACTGAACCAACCGGAGCTCGGTGTTGTCGGTGTTACGGAAGCATTTCTTGACTGTTTCCGGCAATCGTTCGAGTGCGATTTGGTACCGTTGGATGTCGAGCGCCGAATGGAGCTGATGGGTGTAATTTAG
- the LOC126567845 gene encoding serine-rich adhesin for platelets-like, translating to MIFFYGGLVHRSNRDTFSSSLDASPLGLLSPSPTPELPLLSPVEDETATAWMNTTTLLESCLPPTPQPHSSVELDHAPWWSAAPTTADSLFPEVVVEEEEEEVGDDCAVLEMAVGQRGRKVRAGVERSSATTGERLLGDARKTAADACRNEFDKIRRFSGTETSVTVHDVCNKTISSSSSSRNGGCSSSQISSGARSQVASGSCNGSGTVAAASPSDAAVATLGQQQQQHLSISPKKPCDFGSIISDSSSSNSNRGGGGGTGFHSSASGSRPFAAPILPAEATVVGTGGHKVATALTSLLPDIDWTNETCIGGGGGIGEHSFTNTIVDDPRSLWLSSPTTSSSSSSSHSITEIELNRSLDDYRRASRAAQTKTIETSIDCANLLNELQVELTEPPFTASPPVSLHEEIEQLSSAFGCDVSNHLVSTADPLPFVGLTASDTEPIPLNILKWLQEDISNNNPARPEIVEQPASFFEPSGTANEISTTNATSHSNDTFERSLDLIHNINGLTRGKRTIATTTATTTTTADTHTLANDPQRDHNYYAMKRRLQEEEDVGGGYNIGSKTKMPKLQPISDDGWTTPAPASQTKFSTASTFSHAAAAVAATSSSSKQSATTTSTTVGRKLSLASRKAPSLAINVTPKVGLQPSSSSMIGGHAVLLQTTAPTGTTTTTTTTNNATTHESPLRVLSLQQAATLNTPDLTNDILDLEDEKFDLLSFIDTNDDSLEFSCYQSTVVVDEKPTLDLLATPSATSTDRLKAPPADQEDDPRSPTPCTSSKATPESDDNKGDAAKQIYQLLTLDSLRQLTNASEDSTSSPRATTTAGRRTNASSSVCSVGSRSSASSVCGDSSSDVSSSTTKMPKRRGRPPKVAGTVRDRSQYQHLSEADWRYREQRDKNNEASRKSRINRKDRELKLEMEADRLSAQHQKLSYEERRLQQDCQRWRKAVMKLALL from the exons ATGATCTTCTTTTACGGAGGCCTAGTCCACCGAAGCAATCGGGATACCTTTTCGTCGTCGCTGGACGCGTCACCGCTCGGGCTGCTATCGCCATCGCCAACGCCGGAATTGCCGCTGCTGTCACCGGTAGAGGACGAAACGGCGACGGCCTGGATGAATACGACGACGTTGCTGGAAAGCTGTTTGCCGCCAACGCCGCAACCACACTCGTCGGTGGAGCTGGACCACGCACCCTGGTGGTCCGCCGCACCCACAACCGCCGACAGTCTGTTTCCGGAGGTGGTGgtcgaggaggaggaggaggaggttgGCGACGATTGCGCCGTGCTGGAGATGGCGGTGGGGCAACGCGGCAGGAAGGTTCGGGCGGGCGTGGAGCGCAGCAGCGCTACAACAGGTGAACGGTTGCTGGGGGATGCGCGAAAAACAGCAGCGGATGCCTGCCGGAATGAATTTGACAAAATCAGACGTTTCAGCGGTACTGAAACGAGCGTAACTGTACACGACGTATGTAATAagaccatcagcagcagcagcagcagcagaaacggcggctgcagcagcagccagaTTTCTAGCGGAGCACGAAGCCAAGTGGCCTCGGGTAGCTGCAACGGTAGTGGGACCGTTGCAGCCGCTTCTCCCTCGGACGCCGCTGTTGCCACCCTcgggcagcaacagcagcagcacctgTCAATCTCCCCCAAAAAACCGTGTGACTTCGGTAGCATTATTAGCGATAGCAGTAGCAGTAATAGTAAtagaggtggtggtggtggtaccggCTTCCACAGCAGTGCGTCCGGTAGTAGGCCGTTTGCGGCCCCAATCCTACCGGCGGAGGCGACAGTCGTCGGCACAGGTGGCCACAAGGTGGCCACCGCACTGACATCCCTACTACCcgacatcgactggacgaacGAGACCTGCATCGGAGGTGGCGGTGGCATTGGCGAGCAtagcttcaccaacaccattgTCGACGATCCGCGAAGCCTGTGGCTAAGCTCGCCtactaccagcagcagcagcagcagcagccataGCATTACCGAGATCGAGCTGAACCGGAGTCTGGACGACTATAGGCGTGCGAGCCGTGCCGCCCAGACGAAAACCATTGAGACGAGCATCGACTGTGCCAACCTACTCAACGAACTTCAGGTTGAGCTAACCGAACCACCCTTCACCGCCAGTCCACCCGTCTCGCTGCACGAAGAGATCGAACAGCTGTCCAGTGCGTTCGGCTGTGACGTTTCCAACCATCTTGTATCGACGGCCGATCCGCTGCCATTCGTCGGTCTAACCGCAAGCGACACGGAACCGATCCCGCTCAACATTCTCAAGTGGCTGCAGGAGGACATCTCCAACAACAATCCGGCCCGCCCGGAAATTGTCGAACAGCCTGCTAGCTTTTTCGAACCCTCCGGCACTGCTAACGAAATCTCAACCACCAACGCCACCTCACACTCGAACGACACGTTCGAGCGAAGTCTCGATCTGATCCACAACATCAACGGTCTGACCCGAGGCAAACGTACTATTGCGACCACTACTgcaacgacaacgacgactgCGGACACGCATACTTTAGCAAACGATCCACAACGCGACCACAACTACTACGCCATGAAGCGACGCCtgcaggaggaggaggatgtcGGCGGTGGCTATAATATCGGCAGCAAGACGAAGATGCCCAAATTGCAACCCATTAGCGACGATGGCTGGACGACACCAGCACCAGCCAGTCAGACAAAATTCTCAACAGCTTCCACATTCAGTCATGCggcggcagcagtagcagcaacgagcagcagtagtaaacaatccgctaccaccaccagcactacTGTTGGAAGAAAGCTGTCCCTCGCTAGTCGCAAGGCGCCGTCGCTTGCCATAAACGTGACACCGAAGGTGGGGCTGCAGCCATCATCGTCCAGCATGATTGGGGGGCACGCAGTATTGCTGCAAACCACCGCCCCGACCggaacgacaacgacgacaacgacgacgaacaACGCCACCACCCATGAGTCGCCACTACGCGTGCTGTCACTACAGCAGGCAGCAACACTCAACACGCCAGACCTAACCAACGACATTTTGGATTTGGAAGATGAAAAGTTTGATCTTCTGTCATTCATCGACACCAATGAC GATTCGTTGGAATTTAGTTGTTATCAGTCAACCGTAGTAGTAGACGAGAAACCCACACTAGACCTGCTCGCCACACCGTCCGCCACGTCCACGGACCGTCTAAAGGCACCACCGGCCGACCAAGAAGACGATCCGAGATCACCGACGCCATGCACATCATCGAAAGCCACCCCCGAAAGCGACGACAACAAAGGTGACGCCGCGAAACAAATCTACCAGCTGCTGACGCTAGATAGTCTCCGTCAGCTGACGAACGCGTCAGAAGATTCTACCTCGTCTCCGCGGGCCACCACCACGGCCGGACGGCGGACCAACGCTAGCAGCAGTGTTTGCAGCGTCGGTTCGCGCTCGTCCGCGTCGTCCGTGTGCGGCGATTCTAGCTCGGACGTATCGTCCAGTACCACCAAAATGCCGAAGCGCCGGGGCCGACCGCCGAAGGTGGCCGGTACGGTGCGGGATCGGTCGCAGTACCAGCACCTGAGTGAGGCCGACTGGCGGTACCGGGAGCAGCGGGACAAGAACAACGAAGCGTCCCGGAAGTCGCGCATCAACCGCAAGGACCGGGAGCTGAAGCTGGAGATGGAGGCGGACCGGTTGAGCGCTCAGCACCAGAAGCTGTCGTACGAGGAGCGCCGCCTGCAGCAGGATTGCCAACGGTGGCGAAAGGCGGTCATGAAGCTGGCACTGTTGTAA
- the LOC126568348 gene encoding vacuolar protein sorting-associated protein 16 homolog isoform X1: protein MSLLCNTGDWFTLGQGNAFRKIELYNMEWPASINLDNMVVHAAPYGGPIAVVKDPKLFIKLDGSTSTRPIIRVFNCVGKLMSSINWDCGNLVTLGWSDSEELIGVQDDGTIFIHDMFGNFVHKFSVGKDVTDVADARIFTSASGTGVAVMTSGLKIYILNNIKDPKSRPLSELLNITSNLTCWEMVCKDRTTSCLLATGTDITIVRHGDNVFTNHTLTMRTDFQSISLLSVSFDHEHVALLTNTGCLWMGSWDLKHKYCEFLTGRLEKANQLVWCVDGGSSRYESHAVIVSYMNLILIVGATGESNVYTYDSPMTLIPEMDCVRVLTNYYHELVQKVPPSTSKIFGINISEPASFLFEAHRKFQDRSHQSDEYLCLIQNKLSAAVADCIEAAGHEFDPNTQKSLIRAAYFGKSFIPGHNCDGYITMCKTLKVLNVLRDRNVGIPITIQQFNHLQPVVILDRLVFRKHYGLSIHIAKYLKLQETRILEHWAFQKIIHDKNDEEIARKIAAKFSSADLREPMSYANVADKAQQIGKTKLAITLLELETKKKLQVPLLLKLGASEKALIAATQSGDIDLIYMAILEMKNTTALAKFHMTIRRYPLAQNLYKKYCQLNSLSTLKDIHSQEDDFLSQAELALREALQLGNLDASISDISGNYRKAGKAVEADLTDETKKLIRHQKLLQDKYQKDFFGLPLHAMVRKLLQLGDQRYAEKLKSEFKMSDRRYWWLRIQTFAENYQWDELEKFAKAKKSVIGYEPFVEVCLAKANVAEAKKYLPRCSEENKLKWYLRAGCYADAATIAFMQKDIDSLLKIHDHCNDPSLMSTVENMIGQLSSKK, encoded by the exons ATGTCTCTTCTATGCAATACCGGCGATTGGTTTACATTAGGGCAGGGAAATGCCTTCAG AAAGATTGAACTTTACAACATGGAATGGCCGGCGAGCATTAATTTGGATAATATGGTGGTCCATGCAGCACCGTACGGTGGACCGATCGCTGTCGTGAAGGATCCAAAGCTGTTCATCAAACTGGACGGCAGTACTAGCACCAGACCCATCATTAGAGTTTTCAACTGTGTGGGCAAATTGATGTCATCCATCAAT tGGGATTGCGGAAATCTCGTCACCCTTGGTTGGTCCGACTCGGAAGAGTTGATTGGTGTGCAAGACGACGGTACGATCTTCATACACGACATGTTTGGCAACTTTGTGCATAAGTTCAGCGTCGGCAAGGACGTAACGGATGTGGCGGATGCAAGAATATTTACATCCGCGTCCGGCACTGGTGTGGCAGTCATGACGTCGGGGCTGAAAATCTACATCCTGAACAATATTAAGGACCCGAAATCCAGACCTCTGTCTGAGCTGCTAA ATATAACAAGCAATCTCACGTGCTGGGAAATGGTTTGTAAAGACCGAACAACGAGCTGCTTACTAGCGACCGGAACCGACATTACGATCGTCCGCCATGGGGATAATGTGTTCACCAACCATACGCTCACGATGAGGACCGATTTTCAGTCGATCAGCTTACTGTCCGTTTCGTTTGATCACGAACACGTGGCGCTGCTCACCAACACTGGCTGCCTATGGATGGGTTCGTGGGATCTGAAGCACAAGTATTGTGAGTTTCTTACCGGTCGGCttgaaaaagcaaaccagttggtgtggtgtgttgaTGGCGGCAGTTCAAGGTACGAATCGCACGCGGTCATCGTGAGCTACATGAACCTAATACTGATTGTTGGTGCTACGGGTGAATCAAATGTTTACACGTACGACTCACCGATGACGCTCATCCCGGAGATGGACTGTGTCCGGGTGCTGACCAACTATTACCACGAGCTCGTCCAGAAGGTACCGCCCAGCACGAGCAAAATATTCGGCATTAACATCTCCGAGCCGGCGAGCTTTCTGTTTGAGGCGCACCGGAAATTTCAGGACCGTAGCCACCAGTCGGACGAATATCTGTGTCTGATCCAGAACAAGCTATCGGCAGCGGTGGCTGACTGTATCGAAGCGGCCGGCCACGAGTTCGATCCAAACACGCAGAAAAGTCTCATCCGGGCGGCGTACTTTGGCAAAAGCTTTATACCCGGGCACAATTGTGACGGTTACATTACGATGTGTAAAACGCTCAAGGTGTTGAACGTGTTGCGTGACCGAAACGTTGGCATTCCGATCACGATACAGCA GTTCAACCATCTGCAGCCGGTCGTTATTTTGGATCGTTTAGTGTTTCGCAAGCACTACGGTTTATCCATCCACATTGCCAAGTATCTAAAGCTACAGGAAACCAGAATTCTGGAGCATTGGgcattccaaaaaatcatacacGATAAAA ACGATGAGGAGATTGCGCGTAAAATAGCGGCCAAGTTTTCCAGCGCTGATCTCCGCGAACCGATGTCATACGCGAACGTGGCTGACAAAGCGCAACAGATTGGAAAAACTAAGCTCGCTATAACG cTGCTCGAGCTGGAGACGAAAAAGAAACTGCAGGTCCCATTGCTGCTGAAGCTCGGTGCTAGCGAGAAAGCGCTGATCGCTGCCACCCAGTCGGGCGATATCGACCTCATCTATATGGCAATACTGGAGATGAAAAATACGACCGCACTGGCCAAATTTCACATGACGATCCGGCGCTACCCGTTGGCTCAGAATCTCTACAAGAAGTACTGTCAGCTGAATAGTCTTTCCACGCTGAAGGACATCCATTCGCAGGAGGATGATTTTCTGTCGCAGGCGGAACTAGCGTTGCGGGAAGCACTCCAGTTGGGCAATCTGGACGCATCGATATCGGACATTAGTGGCAACTATCGGAAGGCCGGCAAAGCGGTCGAGGCCGATCTGACGGACGAGACGAAAAAGCTGATACGGCATCAGAAGCTGTTACAGGACAAGTATCAGAAGGATTTCTTCGGCCTGCCATTGCACGCGATGGTACGCAAGTTGCTGCAGCTCGGCGACCAGCGGTACGCCGAGAAGCTGAAGAGTGAGTTCAAAATGTCGGACCGACGGTACTGGTGGCTGCGGATACAAACGTTCGCCGAAAATTATCAGTGGGATGAGCTGGAAAAGTTTGCCAAGGCGAAGAAAAGCGTCATCGGTTACGAACCGTTCGTGGAGGTGTGTCTGGCGAAAGCGAACGTGGCGGAAGCGAAAAAGTATTTGCCACGGTGCAGTGAGGAAAACAAACTCAAGTGGTATTTGCGGGCAGG ttgctATGCCGATGCAGCTACGATCGCGTTTATGCAGAAAGACATCGATAGTTTGCTAAAAATACACGACCACTGCAATGATCCATCACTGATGTCCACAGTGGAAAACATGATTGGACAACTGTCCAGTAAGAaatga